One segment of Calypte anna isolate BGI_N300 chromosome 4A, bCalAnn1_v1.p, whole genome shotgun sequence DNA contains the following:
- the LOC115598247 gene encoding uncharacterized protein LOC115598247 isoform X3, giving the protein MADERGRGAGLPDYTLFPGPGGASPGSGASSPECPRPAGGSPPHLRAEPWPLQVAAAPGAGPTRSRRSWERRGRSSSAGWCPCPPALDGRAEPP; this is encoded by the exons ATGGCTGACGAGCGCGGGCGCGGTGCGGGCCTTCCCGACTACACG CTCTTCCCGGGACCCGGCGGAGCTTCCCCTGGGAGCGGGGCGTCGAGCCCCGAGTGTCCGCGTCCTGCGGGAGGATCCCCCCCGCACCTCCGAGCGGAGCCGTGGCCATTGCAG GTGGCTGCGGCGCCAGGTGCGGGACCCACACGGAGCcggaggagctgggagagaagGGGACGGAGCAGCAGCGCCGGATG gtgtccctgtcccccagcaCTTGATGGCAGAGCAGAACCCCCCTga
- the LOC115598247 gene encoding formin-like protein 3 isoform X1 yields the protein MADERGRGAGLPDYTLFPGPGGASPGSGASSPECPRPAGGSPPHLRAEPWPLQVGKNLPLPPKTLPELPAGCVPPHPPLSPAAGCGARSFAQVFSALCFPDRVPGGCGARCGTHTEPEELGEKGTEQQRRMVSLSPST from the exons ATGGCTGACGAGCGCGGGCGCGGTGCGGGCCTTCCCGACTACACG CTCTTCCCGGGACCCGGCGGAGCTTCCCCTGGGAGCGGGGCGTCGAGCCCCGAGTGTCCGCGTCCTGCGGGAGGATCCCCCCCGCACCTCCGAGCGGAGCCGTGGCCATTGCAGGTGGGGAAAAACCTCCCGCTGCCCCCCAAAACCCTCCCCGAGCTGCCCGCGGGCTgtgtccctccccatccccccctgtcccctgctgcAGGGTGCGGGGCTCGCAGTTTTGCTCAGGTGttctctgctctttgttttcctgaccGAGTCCCAGGTGGCTGCGGCGCCAGGTGCGGGACCCACACGGAGCcggaggagctgggagagaagGGGACGGAGCAGCAGCGCCGGATG gtgtccctgtcccccagcaCTTGA
- the LOC115598247 gene encoding uncharacterized protein LOC115598247 isoform X2 produces the protein MADERGRGAGLPDYTLFPGPGGASPGSGASSPECPRPAGGSPPHLRAEPWPLQSQVAAAPGAGPTRSRRSWERRGRSSSAGWCPCPPALDGRAEPP, from the exons ATGGCTGACGAGCGCGGGCGCGGTGCGGGCCTTCCCGACTACACG CTCTTCCCGGGACCCGGCGGAGCTTCCCCTGGGAGCGGGGCGTCGAGCCCCGAGTGTCCGCGTCCTGCGGGAGGATCCCCCCCGCACCTCCGAGCGGAGCCGTGGCCATTGCAG TCCCAGGTGGCTGCGGCGCCAGGTGCGGGACCCACACGGAGCcggaggagctgggagagaagGGGACGGAGCAGCAGCGCCGGATG gtgtccctgtcccccagcaCTTGATGGCAGAGCAGAACCCCCCTga